From Thunnus albacares chromosome 22, fThuAlb1.1, whole genome shotgun sequence, the proteins below share one genomic window:
- the LOC122973510 gene encoding probable E3 ubiquitin-protein ligase RNF144A-A, which produces MGSEQTKNKPDATDLKSDLTSEEKKTKKETEKKTEKCYDPEDSTLRFVDREDEMDFLYIGYTSRRALMSCGHAVTPMSLTDWCRRLLDQGESRFKCGQTDCNVEWSFEEVRKMALLTPEEMKEFEKKMINNSKDAKSCPGCKSRVMRTDLNDLSVLCSVCTADKKKVYRFCCQCSREWKGPFPRSDRCENDGCINQLLETLRKCPEIIFEEVEDVTGCPSIRACPTCGQLVEHDRTQCKNIVCPRCKVQFCFVCLKLTEECLKSSSYCLPCSSGVAPRQTSIPVWKRK; this is translated from the exons ATGGGCTcagaacagacaaaaaacaaacctgatgCTACCGATCTAAAGAGTGATTTAACATCCGAggagaagaagacgaagaaggagacggagaagaagacagagaagtgTTATGATCCTGAAGACTCAACACTTAGATTTGTTGATCGGGAGGATGAAATGGATT TTTTGTACATTGGTTACACGTCTCGCAGAGCGCTGATGTCATGTGGTCATGCTGTCACTCCGATGTCTCTCACCGACTGGTGTCGCAGGTTGTTGGATCAG GGTGAGAGCAGATTTAAATGTGGTCAAACTGACTGCAATGTTGAATGGTCCTTCGAGGAGGTTCGTAAAATGGCTCTTCTGACCCCTGAAGAAATGAAggagtttgaaaagaaaatgatcaacaaTTCTAAGGATGCCAAATCA TGTCCTGGCTGCAAGTCTCGTGTGATGAGAACTGACCTGAATGATCTGAGTGTCCTCTGCTCAGTTTGCACAGCTGACAAAAAGAAGGTCTACAGATTCTGCTGTCAGTGCTCGAGGGAATGGAAAGGTCCATTTCCACGTTCAGACCGCTGTGAAAATGATGGCTGCATCAATCAACTACTTGAAACACTGAGAAAGTGTCCAGAGATCATCTTTGAGGAAGTAGAGGATGTCACTGGTTGTCCCTCCATCCGTGCCTGTCCCACCTGTGGCCAACTGGTGGAGCATGACAGAACTCAGTGTAAAAACATCGTCTGTCCCCGATGTAAGGTGCAGTtctgctttgtgtgtctgaagCTCACTGAAGAGTGTTTGAAATCAAGTTCATATTGCCTACCATGCTCCAGTGGTGTCGCCCCCAGACAAACCTCTATACCTGTGTGGAAGAGGAAATAA